The following coding sequences lie in one Streptomyces xiamenensis genomic window:
- the dusB gene encoding tRNA dihydrouridine synthase DusB, whose protein sequence is MTAPPLQIGPHTVDPPVVLAPMAGITNAPFRTLCREFSGGRGLFVSEMITTRALVERNEKTMQLVHFDAAEKPRSIQLYGVDPVTVGRAVRMIADEDLADHIDLNFGCPVPKVTRRGGGSALPYKRPLLRAILREAVRHAGALPVTMKMRKGIDDDHLTYLDAGRIAVEEGVTSIALHGRTAAQHYGGQADWSAIARLKEAVPEIPVLGNGDIWTAEDAVRMMRETGCDGVVVGRGCLGRPWLFGDLVAAFDGRGPQAYARPSLAEVAEVMVRHARLLGEWLGDEARGVIDFRKHVAWYTKGFSVGSEARRRLAVAGSLDELATLLNELDLTQEWPAGADGPRGRTSGRNKVALPDGWLGDPYDCAGVAADAELDTSGG, encoded by the coding sequence ATGACCGCACCGCCCCTCCAGATCGGACCGCACACCGTCGACCCGCCCGTGGTGCTCGCCCCCATGGCCGGGATCACCAACGCGCCGTTCCGCACCCTGTGCCGGGAGTTCTCCGGGGGCCGGGGCCTGTTCGTCAGCGAGATGATCACCACCCGGGCGCTGGTCGAGCGCAACGAGAAGACCATGCAGCTCGTTCATTTCGACGCCGCAGAGAAGCCGCGCTCCATCCAGCTGTACGGCGTGGACCCGGTCACCGTCGGGCGGGCCGTGCGCATGATCGCCGACGAGGATCTCGCCGACCACATCGACCTGAACTTCGGCTGCCCCGTCCCCAAGGTGACCCGGCGCGGCGGCGGGTCCGCCCTGCCGTACAAGCGGCCGCTGCTGCGCGCCATCCTGCGGGAGGCCGTACGGCACGCGGGGGCGCTGCCGGTGACGATGAAGATGCGCAAGGGCATCGACGACGACCACCTGACCTACCTGGACGCGGGACGGATCGCCGTCGAGGAGGGCGTGACGTCCATCGCCCTGCACGGCAGGACCGCCGCGCAGCACTACGGCGGGCAGGCCGACTGGTCGGCCATCGCCCGGCTGAAGGAGGCCGTGCCCGAGATCCCGGTGCTCGGCAACGGCGACATCTGGACCGCGGAGGACGCGGTACGGATGATGCGCGAGACCGGCTGCGACGGGGTGGTCGTGGGGCGCGGCTGCCTGGGCCGGCCCTGGCTGTTCGGCGATCTGGTGGCCGCCTTCGACGGGCGGGGGCCACAGGCGTACGCGCGGCCCTCGCTCGCCGAGGTCGCCGAGGTGATGGTGCGGCACGCCCGGCTGCTGGGGGAGTGGCTGGGCGACGAGGCGCGCGGCGTCATCGACTTCCGCAAGCATGTCGCCTGGTACACCAAGGGCTTCTCGGTCGGCTCGGAGGCCCGGCGCCGGCTGGCGGTGGCCGGCTCCCTGGACGAGCTGGCCACCTTGCTGAACGAGCTGGACCTGACCCAGGAGTGGCCCGCGGGGGCGGACGGCCCCCGGGGCCGCACCTCGGGCCGCAACAAGGTGGCGCTGCCCGATGGCTGGCTGGGCGACCCCTACGACTGCGCGGGGGTGGCGGCCGACGCCGAACTGGACACCTCGGGCGGCTAG
- a CDS encoding MGH1-like glycoside hydrolase domain-containing protein, translating to MERAEQTSTLHPLTPDAISAYDGACHVLLDNWTGSSTIPSHSLYPHQWSWDSGFIAIGQRHLSPLRAQQELETLLAAQWGDGRIPHIVFHPEVPLAAYFPSPDFWRSTTAGRGAGAGAPTAPETSGIVQPPIHALAAWLVHQADPDTSQRRGFLVRVYPKLAAWQRYLTERRDLGGHGLASIVHPWESGMDNSPSWDQPLAAVPPAAPGSFTRADLAHGAPCDRPTDLDYRKYVRLALDYRDHGYRDDLAPHPFAVEDPAFNALLIASEHALAEIAMEIGEDSSAHLVRAEECTAALRERLWDEDAGQFFSFDVRAGSRVRERSAAGLIPLIVPGLPAPVARALIDTLTGPHFGLGDITAMAPSYALTGAAFDASRYWRGPAWFNVNWLLERGLRRYGQPRRAAALRAAMLRAAVASDFTEYVDPYTGAARGSRDFGWTAALTIDLLAQGATDSLATGATGTTGSISSTSTATTTSTEHSEPQAAGGLRDHHHAPQTARP from the coding sequence GTGGAACGAGCCGAACAGACCAGCACCCTCCACCCCCTCACCCCCGACGCGATCAGCGCCTACGACGGTGCCTGCCACGTACTCCTCGACAACTGGACCGGCTCCTCCACCATCCCCTCGCACAGCCTCTACCCGCACCAGTGGAGCTGGGACTCCGGCTTCATCGCCATCGGCCAGCGGCACCTGTCCCCGCTGCGCGCCCAGCAAGAGCTGGAAACCCTGCTCGCCGCCCAGTGGGGGGACGGCCGCATCCCGCACATCGTGTTCCACCCCGAGGTGCCCCTCGCCGCCTACTTCCCCAGCCCGGACTTCTGGCGCAGCACCACCGCGGGGCGCGGCGCGGGAGCCGGCGCCCCGACCGCCCCCGAGACCTCCGGCATCGTCCAGCCGCCCATCCACGCGCTCGCCGCCTGGCTGGTGCACCAGGCCGACCCCGACACCTCGCAGCGGCGCGGCTTCCTCGTGCGCGTCTACCCCAAGCTGGCCGCCTGGCAGCGCTACCTCACCGAGCGCCGCGACCTCGGCGGGCACGGCCTGGCCTCGATCGTCCATCCGTGGGAATCCGGCATGGACAACAGCCCCAGCTGGGACCAGCCGCTGGCCGCCGTCCCACCCGCCGCCCCCGGCTCCTTCACCCGCGCCGACCTCGCCCACGGCGCGCCCTGCGACCGGCCGACGGATCTCGACTACCGCAAGTACGTACGGCTCGCCCTCGACTACCGCGACCACGGGTACCGCGACGATCTCGCCCCGCACCCCTTCGCCGTCGAGGACCCGGCCTTCAACGCCCTGCTCATCGCCTCCGAGCACGCGCTCGCCGAGATCGCGATGGAGATCGGCGAGGACTCCTCCGCCCACCTGGTGCGCGCCGAGGAGTGCACCGCGGCGCTGCGCGAGCGGCTGTGGGACGAGGACGCCGGGCAGTTCTTCAGCTTCGACGTACGCGCCGGGTCACGGGTGCGCGAACGCAGCGCGGCCGGGCTGATCCCGCTGATCGTGCCGGGGCTGCCCGCCCCGGTCGCCCGGGCGCTGATCGACACGCTCACCGGGCCGCACTTCGGCCTCGGCGACATCACCGCCATGGCGCCCAGCTACGCGCTGACCGGCGCCGCCTTCGACGCCAGCCGCTACTGGCGCGGCCCGGCCTGGTTCAACGTCAACTGGCTGCTGGAACGCGGGCTGCGCAGGTACGGGCAGCCACGCCGCGCCGCCGCGCTGCGCGCCGCCATGCTGCGGGCCGCCGTCGCGTCGGACTTCACCGAGTACGTGGACCCGTACACGGGCGCGGCCCGCGGCAGCCGCGACTTCGGCTGGACGGCCGCGCTCACCATCGATCTGCTGGCCCAGGGCGCCACCGACAGCCTGGCCACCGGCGCCACCGGCACGACCGGCTCCATCAGCTCCACCAGCACTGCCACCACCACATCAACCGAGCATTCCGAGCCACAGGCCGCAGGGGGGCTTCGTGACCACCACCACGCACCACAAACAGCTCGTCCATGA
- a CDS encoding ROK family transcriptional regulator, with amino-acid sequence MNQPKPMNQASAGHLLRLIRRGQAGTRGELQRVTGLSRSTVSARLDQLFRAGWVREHAGDPVADPTGGRPAVRLEFDGSHAVVLVADLETRNARVAVLDLSGEVLAEHAGRLLIDDGPAVVLDRLGAWFAELLTKAGTGMEKVCGVGLSVPGPVDFASGEIVQPPMMPGWDGFPVREALRAALLRHTGGGAAEGEDGLPVLIENDANVMAYAEQRLGFPDCSAFLLVKVSTGIGAGVVVDGEMYRGIDGGAGDIGHIRLSGFPDALCRCGSYGCLAAVASGRALAEQLTAAGVPTASGSGVRDQLAIGQPDAVRLARAAGRQVGEVLATVVTLLNPGVLVIAGDLAGPPFLTGVRELLYQRAMPRTTAELQVVTGRLGDHAGLAGAGAMVVEHLYAPDRADARLAARAEVRGAPAAPGAPAAPEAPDVRESPHAEGLPAVPSGPAAPPFVPGR; translated from the coding sequence ATGAACCAGCCCAAGCCCATGAACCAGGCGAGCGCCGGGCATCTGCTCCGGTTGATCCGCCGGGGGCAGGCGGGCACCCGGGGAGAACTGCAGCGGGTGACGGGACTGTCACGGTCCACCGTCTCCGCCCGCCTCGATCAGCTGTTCCGGGCCGGCTGGGTGCGCGAGCACGCCGGTGATCCGGTGGCGGATCCGACCGGCGGGCGCCCGGCGGTCCGACTGGAGTTCGACGGGTCGCACGCGGTGGTCCTGGTTGCCGACCTGGAGACGCGGAACGCCCGCGTGGCCGTGCTGGACCTGAGCGGCGAGGTGCTCGCCGAGCACGCGGGGCGGCTGCTGATCGACGACGGGCCCGCGGTGGTCCTCGACCGGCTCGGGGCCTGGTTCGCGGAGCTGCTGACGAAGGCCGGCACTGGCATGGAGAAGGTCTGCGGGGTCGGGCTCTCGGTGCCCGGGCCGGTGGACTTCGCCTCGGGGGAGATCGTCCAGCCGCCGATGATGCCCGGGTGGGACGGCTTCCCGGTGCGCGAGGCCCTGCGCGCGGCCCTGCTGCGCCACACGGGTGGCGGTGCGGCCGAGGGCGAGGACGGGCTGCCCGTCCTGATAGAGAACGACGCCAATGTGATGGCGTACGCCGAGCAGCGCCTGGGGTTCCCGGACTGCTCGGCGTTTCTGCTGGTCAAGGTGTCCACCGGGATCGGCGCCGGGGTGGTGGTCGACGGTGAGATGTACCGGGGCATCGACGGCGGTGCCGGGGACATCGGGCACATCCGGCTGAGCGGGTTCCCGGACGCGCTGTGCCGGTGCGGTTCGTACGGCTGTCTGGCGGCGGTGGCCAGTGGCCGGGCGCTGGCGGAGCAGCTCACGGCGGCCGGGGTACCGACGGCCTCGGGGTCCGGGGTGCGCGACCAACTGGCGATCGGGCAGCCGGACGCGGTGCGGCTGGCGCGGGCGGCCGGGCGGCAGGTCGGGGAGGTGCTGGCCACCGTCGTGACGCTGCTGAATCCCGGGGTGCTGGTGATCGCCGGGGATCTGGCGGGGCCGCCGTTCCTGACCGGGGTGCGGGAGCTGCTGTACCAGCGGGCGATGCCGCGGACCACGGCGGAACTCCAGGTGGTGACGGGCCGGCTGGGGGACCACGCGGGTCTGGCGGGCGCGGGCGCGATGGTGGTGGAGCATCTGTACGCGCCGGACCGTGCGGACGCGCGGCTGGCGGCCCGGGCGGAGGTGCGGGGCGCGCCGGCCGCACCGGGGGCACCGGCCGCGCCGGAGGCGCCGGACGTACGGGAGTCGCCGCATGCGGAGGGCCTGCCGGCCGTGCCGTCGGGACCTGCCGCGCCGCCGTTCGTTCCGGGTCGCTGA
- the ppdK gene encoding pyruvate, phosphate dikinase, with translation MEPPSISPPSVPPTQPAKLVYDFAEGNKDLKDLLGGKGANLAEMTRLGLPVPPGFTITTEACRAYLANGTEPAGLRDEVRAHLDALERRMGKRLGQGADPLLVSVRSGAKFSMPGMMDTVLNIGLSDASVDALAAQAGDERFAWDSYRRLIQMFGKTVLGIDGELFESALEDARRAADAATDVDLGAGELRSLVDTFKSIVRERTGRDFPQDPRTQMDLAVRAVFASWNGDRARLYRRQERIPHDLGTAVTICAMVFGNLGPDSGTGVAFTRDPATGHQGVYGDYLPNAQGEDVVAGIRNTVPLADLERLDAASYTGLLHIMEVLENHYLDLCDIEFTIERGTLWMLQTRVGKRTAAAAFRIATQLLDQGLIDEREALRRVTGNQLAQLMFPRFDVSAAETDVLGKGIAASPGAAVGAAVFDSATAVERAARGEAVILVRRETNPDDLDGMLAAAGILTSRGGKTSHAAVVARGMGKTCVCGAEGLDVDTGRRRFTTADGRVIEEGEILSIDGTSGTVHRGRVPVVPSAVVDYFEHGTGADDDDLVRSVDRIMRYADRVRRLGVRANADTTQDAARARRFGAQGIGLCRTEHMFLGERRDMVERLILATSDADREAALAALLPLQRGDFTELFEAMDGLPVTVRLLDPPLHEFLPDLTELSVRVATGDDPHDRALLPAVQRLHEQNPMLGLRGVRLGLVVPGLFTMQVRAIAEAASDRRAAGGDPHAEIMIPLVGTVQELEIVRDEAEREIARVEKARGTELSLSLGTMIELPRAALTAGQIAGSADFFSFGTNDLTQTVWGFSRDDVEASFFSAYLEKGIFGVSPFETIDRDGVGALVRTAARAGRAARPDLKLGVCGEHGGDPESVHFFDEVGLDYVSCSPFRIPVARLEAGRAATARA, from the coding sequence GTGGAACCACCCTCCATATCTCCACCGTCCGTCCCTCCCACGCAGCCGGCGAAGCTGGTCTACGACTTCGCCGAAGGCAACAAGGACCTGAAGGATCTGCTCGGTGGCAAGGGCGCCAACCTGGCCGAGATGACCCGGCTGGGGCTCCCCGTCCCGCCCGGCTTCACCATCACCACCGAGGCGTGCCGCGCCTACCTGGCGAACGGCACGGAACCGGCCGGCCTGCGCGACGAGGTGCGTGCGCACCTCGACGCGCTGGAGCGGCGGATGGGCAAGCGGCTCGGGCAAGGGGCGGATCCGCTGCTGGTGTCGGTGCGCTCGGGGGCCAAGTTCTCGATGCCCGGGATGATGGACACCGTCCTCAACATCGGACTGTCGGACGCCTCGGTGGACGCGCTGGCGGCCCAGGCCGGGGATGAACGTTTCGCCTGGGACTCCTACCGGCGGCTCATCCAGATGTTCGGCAAGACGGTGCTCGGCATCGACGGCGAACTCTTCGAATCGGCGCTGGAGGACGCCCGCCGGGCGGCGGACGCCGCCACGGACGTCGACCTGGGGGCGGGCGAACTCCGCTCTCTGGTGGACACGTTCAAGTCCATCGTGCGGGAGCGGACCGGCCGGGACTTCCCGCAGGATCCGCGCACCCAGATGGACCTCGCCGTGCGCGCCGTCTTCGCCTCCTGGAACGGCGACCGGGCCCGCCTCTACCGCCGCCAGGAACGCATCCCGCACGACCTGGGCACCGCCGTCACCATCTGCGCGATGGTCTTCGGCAACCTCGGCCCCGACTCCGGCACCGGCGTCGCCTTCACCCGTGACCCGGCCACCGGACACCAGGGCGTGTACGGCGACTACCTCCCCAACGCCCAGGGCGAGGACGTGGTGGCGGGCATCCGCAACACCGTGCCGCTCGCCGACCTCGAACGCCTGGACGCCGCCTCGTACACCGGGCTGCTGCACATCATGGAGGTGCTGGAGAACCACTACCTCGACCTGTGCGACATCGAGTTCACCATCGAGCGCGGCACCCTGTGGATGCTCCAGACCCGGGTCGGCAAGCGGACCGCGGCGGCGGCCTTCCGGATCGCCACCCAACTGCTGGACCAGGGCCTGATCGACGAGCGCGAGGCACTGCGCCGGGTGACCGGGAACCAGCTGGCCCAGCTGATGTTCCCCCGTTTCGATGTCTCGGCGGCGGAGACCGACGTGCTGGGCAAGGGCATCGCCGCCTCCCCCGGCGCGGCGGTCGGCGCGGCCGTCTTCGACTCCGCGACGGCGGTGGAACGGGCGGCGCGCGGCGAGGCCGTCATCCTGGTGCGCCGCGAGACCAACCCCGATGACCTGGACGGGATGCTGGCCGCGGCGGGCATCCTGACCTCGCGGGGCGGCAAGACCTCGCACGCGGCGGTGGTCGCCCGGGGCATGGGCAAGACCTGCGTCTGCGGCGCCGAAGGGCTCGACGTCGACACCGGGCGGCGCCGCTTCACCACGGCGGACGGCAGGGTGATCGAGGAGGGCGAAATCCTCTCGATCGACGGCACCAGTGGCACCGTGCACCGCGGCCGGGTCCCGGTCGTACCGTCCGCCGTCGTCGACTACTTCGAGCACGGCACGGGCGCGGACGACGACGACCTGGTCCGCTCGGTGGACCGGATCATGCGGTACGCCGACCGCGTACGGCGCCTGGGTGTGCGCGCCAACGCCGACACCACCCAGGACGCGGCCCGCGCCCGGCGGTTCGGCGCGCAGGGCATCGGGCTGTGCCGTACCGAGCACATGTTCCTGGGCGAGCGCCGGGACATGGTGGAACGGCTCATCCTGGCCACCTCGGACGCGGACCGGGAAGCGGCGCTGGCGGCGCTGCTGCCGTTGCAGCGGGGCGACTTCACCGAGCTCTTCGAGGCGATGGACGGCCTGCCGGTGACCGTCCGGCTGCTGGACCCGCCACTGCACGAGTTCCTCCCCGACCTCACCGAGCTCTCGGTACGGGTGGCCACCGGGGACGACCCGCACGACCGGGCGCTGCTGCCGGCCGTGCAGCGGCTGCACGAGCAGAACCCCATGCTGGGGCTGCGCGGCGTCCGGCTGGGGCTCGTCGTACCCGGCCTGTTCACCATGCAGGTACGTGCCATCGCCGAGGCCGCGTCCGACCGCCGGGCGGCCGGCGGGGACCCGCACGCGGAGATCATGATCCCGCTGGTGGGCACGGTCCAGGAACTGGAGATCGTGCGGGACGAGGCCGAACGCGAGATCGCCCGGGTGGAGAAGGCCCGCGGGACGGAACTGTCCCTGTCGCTTGGCACGATGATCGAGCTGCCCCGGGCGGCACTGACGGCGGGTCAGATCGCCGGGTCCGCCGACTTCTTCTCCTTCGGCACCAACGATCTGACCCAGACCGTATGGGGCTTCTCCCGGGACGACGTGGAGGCGAGCTTCTTCTCCGCCTACCTGGAGAAGGGGATCTTCGGCGTCTCGCCGTTCGAGACGATCGACCGGGACGGCGTCGGCGCCCTCGTGCGCACCGCGGCCCGCGCCGGCCGGGCCGCCCGCCCGGACCTGAAGCTTGGCGTGTGCGGCGAACACGGCGGCGACCCCGAGTCGGTGCACTTCTTCGACGAGGTGGGCCTGGACTACGTGTCCTGCTCGCCCTTCCGCATCCCCGTGGCCCGCCTGGAAGCAGGCCGGGCGGCGACGGCGCGCGCCTAG
- a CDS encoding amylo-alpha-1,6-glucosidase: protein MTTTTHHKQLVHDGTFAAVGPSGDITGERGAWPDGLFARDARHLSRWQLTIDGSTPTVLVPASDDLTATATTVVTRPGSRAEAPAHTVFRQQTVSTAALTERLRLRSNRGEESTVLLALTVDADFADQFELRSDHRWYEKPHAVRTRQALPDGVEFGYRRRDWEARTVVTTEPAPDAVEETGSGARRLCWVLRLPPHGTAELLLRVTAHPHVAPEPVPAAVVPQPAAPEDGAPRGVAPSGWPELDRACERGLADLDGLRMAATGPEGETVHVPAAGVPWFLTLLGRHALITSLFALRDRPELARGTLLALAAAQAREADPARIAQPGKIVHEVRHGELAHFRQVPYDRYYGSVDSTPLFLVLLDAYAVAHGPELARRLEPHARAAVRWMLTDGGLEEHGYLRYRADEGGLANQSWKDSARAICFTDGSPAKGVISAATAQGYAFDALTRTAGLARTVWGDAGYADGLQERADQLRNRFLNDFWLPADRFPALALDGIGRRADALGSDAGHLLWSGILDQDRAEAVARRLLSPDFFSGWGIRTVAAGQGAYHPLSYHRGGVWPHDNAIAALGLARYGLHEQARTVAGAIVDVAARSGWRLAEVIAGYDREDRLGPVPYPHACSPQAWSAAAPLALRTAVGAATPAVREPAAAAQTG from the coding sequence GTGACCACCACCACGCACCACAAACAGCTCGTCCATGACGGGACCTTCGCGGCGGTGGGCCCCTCGGGGGACATCACCGGCGAACGCGGTGCCTGGCCGGACGGCCTGTTCGCGCGGGACGCCCGGCACCTCAGCCGCTGGCAGCTGACGATCGACGGCAGCACCCCGACCGTCCTGGTCCCCGCCTCCGACGACCTGACCGCCACCGCCACCACCGTGGTCACCCGCCCGGGCAGCCGGGCGGAGGCGCCGGCCCACACCGTCTTCCGGCAGCAGACCGTCTCCACCGCCGCGCTGACCGAGCGGCTGCGGCTGCGCAGCAACCGGGGCGAGGAATCCACCGTCTTACTCGCGCTCACCGTGGACGCCGACTTCGCCGACCAGTTCGAGCTGCGCTCCGATCACCGCTGGTACGAGAAGCCGCACGCGGTGCGTACCCGTCAGGCGTTGCCGGACGGCGTCGAGTTCGGCTACCGGCGGCGCGACTGGGAGGCCCGCACGGTGGTCACCACCGAACCGGCCCCCGACGCCGTCGAGGAGACCGGCAGCGGCGCGCGCCGGCTGTGCTGGGTGCTGCGGCTCCCGCCGCACGGCACCGCGGAGCTGCTGCTGCGGGTCACCGCCCATCCGCACGTGGCGCCGGAGCCGGTGCCCGCCGCCGTCGTCCCGCAGCCGGCGGCGCCGGAGGACGGCGCACCGCGCGGCGTGGCCCCGTCCGGCTGGCCGGAGCTGGACCGGGCCTGCGAGCGCGGGCTCGCCGACCTCGACGGGCTGCGGATGGCCGCCACCGGACCGGAGGGCGAAACGGTTCACGTACCGGCCGCCGGGGTGCCGTGGTTCCTGACCCTGCTGGGGCGGCACGCCCTGATCACCTCCCTCTTCGCCCTCCGCGACCGCCCGGAGCTGGCCCGGGGCACGCTGCTGGCGCTCGCCGCCGCCCAGGCCCGCGAGGCCGACCCGGCGCGCATCGCGCAGCCGGGCAAGATCGTCCACGAGGTGCGCCACGGGGAGCTGGCCCACTTCCGGCAGGTGCCCTACGACCGCTACTACGGCTCGGTCGACAGCACCCCGCTCTTCTTGGTGCTGCTCGACGCGTACGCCGTCGCACACGGTCCGGAGCTGGCCCGCCGCCTGGAGCCGCACGCCCGTGCCGCGGTGCGCTGGATGCTGACGGACGGCGGCCTGGAGGAGCACGGCTACCTGCGCTACCGGGCCGACGAGGGCGGGCTCGCCAACCAGAGCTGGAAGGATTCGGCCCGCGCGATCTGCTTCACGGACGGTTCCCCGGCCAAGGGCGTGATCAGCGCGGCCACCGCACAGGGATACGCGTTCGACGCGCTGACCCGTACCGCGGGCCTGGCCCGTACGGTGTGGGGCGACGCAGGCTACGCGGACGGGCTCCAGGAGCGGGCCGACCAACTGAGGAACCGTTTTCTCAACGACTTCTGGCTGCCGGCCGACCGCTTCCCCGCCCTCGCGCTGGACGGCATCGGCCGCCGCGCGGACGCCCTGGGCTCGGACGCGGGCCATCTGCTGTGGTCCGGCATCCTGGACCAGGACCGGGCCGAGGCCGTCGCCCGCCGGCTGCTGTCCCCCGACTTCTTCTCCGGCTGGGGCATCCGCACCGTGGCCGCCGGCCAGGGCGCGTACCACCCGCTGTCCTACCACCGCGGCGGCGTGTGGCCGCACGACAACGCCATCGCCGCGCTCGGCCTGGCCCGGTACGGGCTGCACGAGCAGGCCCGTACGGTGGCCGGCGCGATCGTGGACGTGGCGGCGCGCAGCGGGTGGCGGCTGGCCGAGGTGATCGCCGGGTACGACCGCGAGGACCGGCTCGGCCCGGTGCCCTACCCGCACGCCTGCTCGCCGCAGGCCTGGTCGGCGGCGGCACCCCTGGCGCTGCGCACGGCGGTCGGCGCGGCGACGCCGGCCGTACGCGAGCCGGCCGCGGCCGCACAAACCGGGTGA
- a CDS encoding Cmx/CmrA family chloramphenicol efflux MFS transporter, protein MPPTVHLLALAVFAQGTSEFMLAGLVPDIAADLGVSLSEAGLLTSAFAVGMAVGAPLMALLCRRLPPRATLAAFLAVFVLVHVVGALTGSFAVLLATRVAGALANAGFMAVGLTTATALVPADAKGRALSVLLGGTTLACVAGVPGGALLGQLWGWRAAFWAVALVTLPAIAAVLTSVPGAPKGAESTATDGPPLDARAELRVLRAPRLLVTLLLGALVNGATFCSFTFLAPVITEVAGLGAGAVPGLLALFGIGSFLGVRIGGRFADTRPVPLLAGGGVALAAGWAVFALSAAHPVAVLVLVPALGTLSFAVGSTLISQVLYAAAGAPTLAGSFATACLNIGAAAGPWLGGVVIAAGLGLRSPLWVSAALVTAALLTAAVAAAARARTATPPPAAPAPEVRAVPEA, encoded by the coding sequence ATGCCGCCCACCGTCCATCTCCTCGCGCTGGCGGTCTTCGCCCAGGGCACCTCCGAGTTCATGCTGGCCGGCCTGGTGCCGGACATCGCGGCCGATCTCGGCGTCTCCCTCTCCGAGGCGGGGCTGCTGACCTCCGCCTTCGCCGTCGGCATGGCGGTCGGCGCCCCGCTGATGGCGCTGCTCTGCCGGCGTCTGCCGCCCCGCGCGACACTCGCCGCGTTCCTCGCCGTCTTCGTCCTCGTCCATGTCGTCGGCGCGCTGACCGGCAGCTTCGCCGTCCTGCTGGCCACCCGGGTCGCCGGGGCGCTGGCGAACGCCGGGTTCATGGCGGTCGGGCTGACCACCGCCACCGCGCTCGTCCCGGCCGACGCCAAGGGCCGGGCACTGTCCGTCCTGCTCGGCGGCACCACGCTCGCCTGCGTGGCCGGGGTGCCCGGCGGGGCGCTGCTCGGCCAGCTGTGGGGCTGGCGGGCGGCGTTCTGGGCGGTCGCGCTGGTGACGCTGCCGGCGATCGCCGCCGTGCTGACGTCCGTACCGGGCGCGCCGAAGGGCGCGGAAAGCACCGCCACCGACGGACCGCCGCTCGACGCGCGTGCCGAGCTGCGGGTGCTGCGCGCGCCCCGGCTGCTGGTGACGCTGCTGCTGGGCGCGCTGGTCAACGGGGCGACGTTCTGCTCGTTCACCTTTCTGGCACCGGTGATCACGGAGGTCGCCGGGCTGGGCGCCGGTGCGGTGCCGGGGCTGCTGGCGCTGTTCGGGATCGGGTCGTTCCTGGGGGTGCGGATCGGTGGCCGGTTCGCCGACACGCGCCCCGTGCCGCTGCTCGCCGGGGGCGGGGTGGCGCTGGCGGCCGGCTGGGCGGTGTTCGCGCTGAGCGCCGCGCACCCGGTGGCGGTGCTCGTCCTGGTGCCGGCCCTGGGCACGCTGTCCTTCGCGGTGGGCAGCACCCTGATCTCGCAGGTGCTGTACGCGGCGGCCGGTGCCCCGACCCTGGCGGGCAGTTTCGCGACCGCCTGCCTGAACATCGGCGCGGCGGCGGGCCCCTGGCTGGGCGGGGTGGTGATCGCGGCCGGGCTGGGCCTGCGTTCCCCGCTGTGGGTGAGCGCGGCGCTGGTGACGGCGGCCCTGCTCACCGCCGCCGTCGCGGCGGCGGCCCGGGCCCGCACGGCCACACCGCCACCGGCGGCCCCCGCACCGGAGGTCCGGGCCGTGCCCGAGGCGTGA
- a CDS encoding tetratricopeptide repeat protein: MSTDDTHEGGWDERLAALWDACEDLEPAAFRARMAALAAERPGEARALFELASAHDATDSEEAAAGLYEEAFAAGLTGELRVQAAVQYASTLRNLGRAEEGAALLAAERAAGHGVLTDEINTFAALALLDLGRDREAALLALRTLTPHLRRYRASVSGYLDDLEREGC, encoded by the coding sequence ATGAGCACCGACGACACGCACGAGGGCGGCTGGGACGAGCGGCTGGCGGCCCTGTGGGACGCCTGCGAGGACCTCGAACCGGCCGCCTTCCGCGCACGGATGGCCGCGCTGGCGGCCGAGCGGCCCGGCGAGGCCCGCGCCCTGTTCGAGCTGGCCTCCGCCCACGACGCCACCGACAGCGAGGAAGCGGCGGCCGGACTCTACGAGGAGGCCTTCGCCGCGGGCCTCACCGGGGAACTGCGCGTGCAGGCGGCCGTCCAGTACGCCAGCACGCTGCGCAATCTGGGCCGGGCCGAGGAGGGCGCGGCACTGCTGGCCGCCGAACGCGCGGCGGGGCACGGGGTGCTGACGGACGAGATCAACACGTTCGCCGCGCTCGCCCTGCTCGACCTGGGCCGGGACCGGGAGGCGGCGCTGCTGGCGCTGCGCACCCTCACCCCGCATCTGCGCCGCTACCGCGCCTCGGTGAGCGGATATCTGGACGACCTGGAGAGGGAAGGCTGCTAG